ATGTAGTTCTAGGCTCTAGCTATTTATATTTGGACTAAACAGCTTACATACCATTTAAAACACCTATGCTTATTTTCTGGAGAATATATTGGCAATATTATGCTTAGCATATTATAAGTTTTACCAATGTTCTCTCCTTTCTGGACATCATATTATCATTATTAACATACAAAgttgacctttcaagtggtaaaTTTGAACAGAGAACTTGCAAAACAACTAGGTGACAAAGGAGTCATTGTCTTCGAAGATGTTAAGGATGTGATCATGAAGAGTTAGTGTCCGATTCCCTTGAAATTGTTTTCTAATACAGTTACTAATATAAATTGTATCAAAACTCTTATATGGAATGTTGGTACTTTTGCTTTACAATCGCAATATATATACGAGGCTTCTAACTGTGTCTTTAAGTGATAAACATTAAACAGGTGATAGGTCTCTTCCAGAGTGTTTCAAGCTTTTTGACCTGTTTCATATACTTACAACTGACCATGCCACAGTAACAAGGGTTGCTAAGGAGGTATCTGCCATTATGATTACAAGATTGCTTTTTTTTTGTATTACCATTGTACACTCAATTACTTATTAAATTAACCCAGACAAAATTAACAGGTTGTGGAAGATTTTGCTGCAGAGAATGTTGTATATTTGGAAATAAGAACAACACCTAAGGTGCtactatttgttttttttttttttgcgtaatTTGTGCAATTTTCTAAGCAATACGACAATATTGTGAATcgttttatgatttttcttttgctCACATATCGTCCAGAACAATGAAGCAAAGGGGATGACCAAGAGGTCTTACATGGATGCTGTTATTAAAGGTCTGAAAGAagttgaagctgttgatgtcgcATTATTTGATTCTAATTTCAGAACAAATGAAACACTAAATTCTAAGCtgttggatggtgatgcaaagaaaaagaagatataTGTTAGGCTCCTTCTTAGTATTGATCGCCGTGAGACAACTTCGGCTGCAATGGATACCGTATGTTAATATTTTTCACACCAACCAATATTCTGAACTAATACAGGCGGGGCCTATTGAGAATCTGCACAAATCATTTATTTCTCTTGGTCAGGTTAATTTAGCCATGGAAATGAAGGACCAAGGTGTCATAGGCATCGATCTTTCTGGCAATCCAGTTGTGGGGGAATGGTAAAAGCATTTTTCATCTGGCTAAGACTAGTTGGATACATGCTaaatatctatgtgcttataTGCCTCGACATTTGCAACATTTTATGTAGGGAAACATACTTGCCTGCCCTACAACATGCTAAAAATCTGGGAATCCCCATTACAATTCACTGTGGAGAGGTTCGGGAAAACATGCCATCAACTCCGAAACCACTCTTTCCTTATAGATCTTTATTTGGTTGCAGCAACATTTGTAAATCTTTCCCTATACTATTTGACCAACAAAGCAAAGCTTAGTGACAATAGGTAGCAAATCGGAAGGAAATCCAAGCAGTGCTGGACTTCTTCCCTCAGAGGTTGGGTCATGTATGCTGTCTGAATGATGTAGAATGGGAGAAGCTCAAGTCTCTTATGATTCCGGTAAACTTATTTTTATCCATTGCATGTCTAATGGTCAATTAGGTGTGACTTGTAAATATGCTTAACTCAAAAGACAAAATGCAGGTCGAGATATGTTTAACTTCTAATGTTATGACAGGAGGTGCTCCTTCCCTAGAGCTTCATCACTTTGGTTGGTCCCTAGACTTACAGAACTCAAAAGTTCATATCAAGAATCATCATCTTCTCAGCTCTGAATTTAGCCATACTGAAATTGTGCAGCTGACCTCTATAATGCAAAGCACCCTCTGTCACTGTGCACAGATGATTCTGGACTGTTCTCAACAAGCCTCTCAAATGAGTATTACCTTGTTGCAACGACTTTCGGTATGCCCTCTACTACTTGCAAATAAGGATCCGTTTCTGATTCAGACCTGACTGACACGCATGCTTTTGGTAGGTCTCAGCAAGTCCGAGCTGTTTCAGCTAGCCCAGGATGCAGCACAGTTTGtttttgctgatgatgtggtgaaGAAGTCTCTGAAGGAGGTGTTCAAGCATGCTGAGAAGAGACTACTCATGCAGGATGAACTTGCTGCACCAAACTAACGTGTGTGCCCGTTATTAGATCAGTATGTATCAACCCAATTGTATGATTTATGGTGCAAAGAAATGTACTGGTTGTGTAACCTCGTTTATGTACCCTTTTTCAAGATCTTattagaagaagaatcatagtAATGTTCCTTAAAAAAAAGGAATCACAGTAATGATTATTATTAACGTAATTCCATACATTTCTTTGCTATTTGCTATATAGAAGGAAACTTCGACTCTTCGACGGGCCGGCCCAATTATACATCTCAAACTAACATGGGCTATTCTGTCGAGGGGGGCGAACCAGACTAGGCCACCAACGGGCCCAAACAAGTTCCCTCCGTccagaatatctgtcgttctcgcttcctgagaaacaactttaacaaaaatatatattaaaaaatattattatttatgatacataattagtatcatcggaaagatctttgaatctagttttttaataaatttatttggagatacaaatgttactagtattttctacaaatcgagtcaaacttgtggcacgaaaaccaGAAACGACAATTAAatcaggacagagggagtatgcggCAACCGGCAATTCGCCGATTCATTTTTCGGCGCAAGATGATCGATATGACCGGATAAATAGACTTTCCTGTTCTCTATTGCAGTCCGATCTATCTGCACAGAATTAGATTTGAACATTTCTTCCACAATGACGTGTTGCTCGTTTTGTATCTGCACTGCACAAAAGAATTCGACTCGACTCAACTCGTTTTGAGTTCTGCGATGCATAGCCCATTTTTTGCACGCTTCCTTTCTGAAAGTTTAAATAGCTATTCCTTTCCTGTTTCCTcaagaaatataaaaaaaattctcaaaaactattcaaacttcctcttcttgtttttAGCCACAAATTGAGCATAACGTCTTTGCGGAACCATTGATCATTTTACTATTTATTTACTCATTTTTTTTCAGAGCGATGCCTATAGTGCCCCTTTTTTTCATTATGAGAACTCTGCTGATTTGTTGATATATCTAAGCACAGCACCATCATGTGTTGGTTACTCACACAAAGCACTTATAACTCAGCTGATTAGTTAGACAGTTGAACGTGTTCATCAGATGGTGCCATCTACAGTAATTCTGCTAGCATGTACACTGAATCACCTCCACAAATTGATGTGAAGGATAAGAACGGACTGCAATGAGAAGGAAATAAAAGATCATGTCTGAAGTTCTGGGCTCAATTGTAGGTGCACAAGGAGATCTACCAGACTGCAACTATGATGCAAGCCCGCGAAGATACGTGCACAGCACAGAGCTTAAAAGGAATAAAAAGAACTAGACAACCTGCGGCGCTCATCGAAATCTTCAAAGAAAAGTCGAATCAGTTGGTCTTCTTTGACGAATCATCCTCAGAGGATGTAGCGTCATTACTGCTGTTATCTCTGTTGCTGTCACTGTTATTTTCAAGGTCAGGAACTACTGCTGTAGACGGTTCCACATTAGATAGCCGAGCTGCGCCTATAACTTGCTCTGGGAGCTCCTCATATGTGTTTGCCTGAAAGTACACAAGTAATAGCATGGTAACAGCCAAAAGTGAGGACGTGGACAGGAAAAACCTCCTGGGTCGCtggtagttttttttttatcCCAGCTAGAGTATACTTAAAAAGAGAGTGAATTGCATTTGCAGTCTTTAGAGAAAACAAAACCGTCAAGGTCACTTAAAAACAGAGTCCATCCATGTAGAGAAGAGACACCAACCTGTATTAGGAAAGCCATATCAACTACTAATGTTGTGACAACACCAAACACCAAGCCCAAAACTCCGTTTGCTACAGCAGAAGAACCAATGTCAACGTCCACCTGCAAAACACTACAGGCTCAGATGCATTGCCTTATTCACAAATGACATTTTTCGCATTTTTCATTCTCGAACATGCAGGAGAAgtgtgtatcattatattaataAGTAGAGAAAAAAGGTCCCATTACAAGCCATGCGGACAGCAGAGTTAGACATTTTTCACTTCTATATCTGGCACTAATTGTAATAACCAGTCAAATTGTATTAGCCAAAACATATCATCTCAAGATAAATCTTTTTTTACACAAGACAAGGATGAAATCATAAGGGATGTGTTAGAAATATTTCAAGCACAACATTATTGGCCTCACCTCCAAATACCCAGGACTTCGTACATAGGTACAATCCAATGCCTTTCCCAACAAACAAGGGGAGCTGCCAACACTCTGCCGCACTATCCAAGAACCCTGAAgttttattttttccttttttaagtCAAAGTGAAGTGAAGGACACAAAACTGTTGTAACACCGTACATAGATATTGGGTGAAAAAAGACCTTTGGAACGGATGGTATGAGCTTCAGTCTGCTGTTGCGGAAGTCATCATCGCCATCAAAGAAGCGCTGCAGTAATGATCCCTTTTTCAAGGAACTTGTGACGAAATACATGACCATGCTGTAGTGAGTTGATCCGGGAATCTACAAGAGGATAAATTCACCAAAAAAATCAAACGGATGGATAAAGGTTCAAAACAGTTATATGGAATAGTGACTTACCTGTAAGTTGACAATAAATGTATGCATCCCTTTCTCAGCAGCAACCTATAATAGAAGTAAAAGAAAGAGGCATGAATAAAAGGTGAAGTTTTTTTTTGCTGGTCCTAGCTCCTTGATAAAAGCAACGCCATCTACTATCATGCTGTAGCTGAATCATGATTATATTGAAATAGTAAAAATTTAAAGTTAAATAAATAACAGCTGCAACATAGGAATAATGGAAGCAATTAGGCTAGTGTTTTGGTTACCTGAGCAACACAATTTTTTTGCCTGCCAACATTATCCATACGCTTGGTGTCCTTATACCAATCAATGGCTGCAAGCTCCATTAGATAACTTGCAGCAGGTATCTGTAACTTGGATATTAGTGTGTTAAGATTCTTTATATTATCCAACATGCTTCACAAGCAATAAAATACAAACTGGAAGATTCAGACCTTTGATTTGTCATTTGGGAAATTCTTGCTACGAACTTTGAAAAGCTTGCTATCAGGTACTGTCCAACAGTTGCGACTTTTCTCATCCGGATCATGATGAAGGATTCCAGAAAAGCAAGATAAATCATTTTTTTCTGGAGGCTCATCTATCATATTGAAAAAGTACTGCTGTTACAGAAATAGAGAACACCTTCCCTAGAACTTGATGACAACAGATATTAGAATGCAGGAATATAGAATAGAAAAGGGAAACAAACCCGTTTGTTTAGCTTCATTGTCAGATTTTTTAGGGCTTTCCTGTACATTGGTTTCGATCAAGGTTTAGTATCAAGTGAGGAAACATGCAAAATCTGTAGTAAGTTACGAATTCATGATGTTTTTGTTCATTGTTTGGTCTAGGATATTTGCACCTCTATATCAGCTTCAGGAACCTGATACTCCTCATCGTCATCCGATTCTTCATCAATCGTTCCCATGTTTTTATTTTCTACATGTTCTTGATCTGCTGGTTTAGTATTGGAGTCAATTTCTGTAagcttctcatccttttgtgctGTATTCACATCAGCCATGCTCTCCATTGCAGGAATCCTTGGAGTTATATGGATATCATCTGTTTGGGAAAAATATTCACGCAGCCCTGGGAGTAAGTGTAGATTAGAGCCATAAGGACcagaaatgaattggtgagacAACAAGGCTGAGTGGTCAGTTTAACAAATTTCATTCGTTCTTTCATACTAAATATAAAGCTGTTAATGGTTGTGTCATAAGAAAAACAGTATTTCAGTACCGGCAACACAGTTCAGTATCTGCAGCAAAGAATGATACTGAAAGGAAGTAGAGTAATTCAAGAACCATCCCTTCAGGTCAATCTGCATAAGGTGCTGAACCTGAGTCCGGGGTCTTCCATTGCGACACTTAAGAGGACAAATCTTGAATCCTCCACCTGAATTTTTAGAAATATCAGGAAAACAAAAGAATAGAAGTTGACAATTTTGTTTATACATGGAGTTTCTAGTAAAGGTAGGCGCAGGACTTATTATGGGCCCAAGAAAATTACTTTCAATAAAAGCCCTTACAAATCCTCGTTGACGGCTGCAGTTTGGATGTTCTGTAGAACGAAATAACACAACTGCATGTGTAAACACACATTGTCAGAAAGAAGACACTAAAGAGAGTAAAGTGGGCTTGAATGATTATAGCTCAACAATTTACCATAACTACCATCGTCATTACGTCGCCAATACCTAACATAACACAGATCCCGAGGCCAGATCAACCTGCACGTTCACATAGATGGAAGTTACATTTAGAATAATCAGAGGCAAAAGATTATGACAGGAACTTGTCAATCTATGAGAATTGTAGTTACCTTGGACACCAATGCAATTGCAAACTATGATATAGTACTGCAGTGTGACCATCAACCTCTTCAACTAAACTACCCTGGCGAAAACTACAGTCCCACCTAAATAGAAAAGAAAGATCAACAAGGATGATATTAAACACTCCCTTCGGTTTCTTTTACAAGGCATTTTTTTTCTCggacacgcaggagagctgtgtgCCTGTGgtgcatcattatattaagaaggaaAATAAAGGGAAAGACTATGTTTCCAAAAAAAAGGGAAAGACCacttacaaatacacacataaATAATTGTGtttaaatataaactaatagaGTACAAATTTGTGGCACTGAAATTATATACTAATAGAGTACTTGTTGGTCAAAGGCTTGTCACTAAGAAATAGGCCTCAAACGGGGGTATTTGTATTAGGGAAACCACTAAGTTAAAGGACCAGTTGCTTACTCGTATCTTGTTGCATCCATGCTCATCATCAGCCCAAAAATGGCTTCACTTGTGGCTTCCACTACACCAACAGCCCTCATAGCTCGGCTACAGCCTCTTGCCTACATGGCATGCAGTAGCATGTTGTCATCAGCTTTAGAGTTTCAGGTTGTACCCAGATTTATTTTGGAGAAGAAAAGGCACTACAATTGGAACATACAAGGTATTCAACTTCCAGAAGTTCTTCATAAATGCGCAACCCTGCCAATGCAAACCGGTAAG
Above is a genomic segment from Miscanthus floridulus cultivar M001 chromosome 3, ASM1932011v1, whole genome shotgun sequence containing:
- the LOC136542754 gene encoding protein ENHANCED DISEASE RESISTANCE 2-like isoform X1, translating into MTSLIMLNTMGCVSPLTATATIFRRLNQCQIREATARLPPRHPCNQPLPPLPPSPRRSRPPGPESRASRAKGKMLSSSASRREAAAARATKSGEVPKSAAISWKDVAATARSGELSKAVAGAELSKAVAAVREAAAVHHEGWMVRYGRRKIGRSFFHTRYFVLESRLLAYYKKKPKDNMVPLKSLLIDGNCRVEDRGLKNHHGQMIYVLCVYNQKEKEHQITMGAHDIEDALAWKKKIELLIDQQPDSAAKTHKAFATMDFDMELGGQFSLSDRDSAAEDEEERPTLVRRTTIGNGPPESIHDWTKDADFGMSSQNDPTQLYSKKNWRLLRCQNGLRIYEELLEVEYLARGCSRAMRAVGVVEATSEAIFGLMMSMDATRYEWDCSFRQGSLVEEVDGHTAVLYHSLQLHWCPRLIWPRDLCYVRYWRRNDDGSYVVLFRSTEHPNCSRQRGFVRAFIESGGFKICPLKCRNGRPRTQVQHLMQIDLKGWFLNYSTSFQYHSLLQILNCVAGLREYFSQTDDIHITPRIPAMESMADVNTAQKDEKLTEIDSNTKPADQEHVENKNMGTIDEESDDDEEYQVPEADIEESPKKSDNEAKQTDEPPEKNDLSCFSGILHHDPDEKSRNCWTVPDSKLFKVRSKNFPNDKSKIPAASYLMELAAIDWYKDTKRMDNVGRQKNCVAQVAAEKGMHTFIVNLQIPGSTHYSMVMYFVTSSLKKGSLLQRFFDGDDDFRNSRLKLIPSVPKGSWIVRQSVGSSPCLLGKALDCTYVRSPGYLEVDVDIGSSAVANGVLGLVFGVVTTLVVDMAFLIQANTYEELPEQVIGAARLSNVEPSTAVVPDLENNSDSNRDNSSNDATSSEDDSSKKTN
- the LOC136542754 gene encoding protein ENHANCED DISEASE RESISTANCE 2-like isoform X6, whose amino-acid sequence is MTSLIMLNTMGCVSPLTATATIFRRLNQCQIREATARLPPRHPCNQPLPPLPPSPRRSRPPGPESRASRAKGKMLSSSASRREAAAARATKSGEVPKSAAISWKDVAATARSGELSKAVAGAELSKAVAAVREAAAVHHEGWMVRYGRRKIGRSFFHTRYFVLESRLLAYYKKKPKDNMVPLKSLLIDGNCRVEDRGLKNHHGQMIYVLCVYNQKEKEHQITMGAHDIEDALAWKKKIELLIDQQPDSAAKTHKAFATMDFDMELGGQFSLSDRDSAAEDEEERPTLVRRTTIGNGPPESIHDWTKDADFGMSSQNDPTQLYSKKNWRLLRCQNGLRIYEELLEVEYLARGCSRAMRAVGVVEATSEAIFGLMMSMDATRYEWDCSFRQGSLVEEVDGHTAVLYHSLQLHWCPRLIWPRDLCYVRYWRRNDDGSYVVLFRSTEHPNCSRQRGFVRAFIESGGFKICPLKCRNGRPRTQVQHLMQIDLKGWFLNYSTSFQYHSLLQILNCVAGLREYFSQTDDIHITPRIPAMESMADVNTAQKDEKLTEIDSNTKPADQEHVENKNMGTIDEESDDDEEYQVPEADIEESPKKSDNEAKQTDEPPEKNDLSCFSGILHHDPDEKSRNCWTVPDSKLFKVRSKNFPNDKSKIPAASYLMELAAIDWYKDTKRMDNVGRQKNCVAQHDSRWRCFYQGARTSKKKLHLLFMPLSFTSIIGCC
- the LOC136542754 gene encoding protein ENHANCED DISEASE RESISTANCE 2-like isoform X3; translated protein: MTSLIMLNTMGCVSPLTATATIFRRLNQCQIREATARLPPRHPCNQPLPPLPPSPRRSRPPGPESRASRAKGKMLSSSASRREAAAARATKSGEVPKSAAISWKDVAATARSGELSKAVAGAELSKAVAAVREAAAVHHEGWMVRYGRRKIGRSFFHTRYFVLESRLLAYYKKKPKDNMVPLKSLLIDGNCRVEDRGLKNHHGQMIYVLCVYNQKEKEHQITMGAHDIEDALAWKKKIELLIDQQPDSAAKTHKAFATMDFDMELGGQFSLSDRDSAAEDEEERPTLVRRTTIGNGPPESIHDWTKDADFGMSSQNDPTQLYSKKNWRLLRCQNGLRIYEELLEVEYLARGCSRAMRAVGVVEATSEAIFGLMMSMDATRYEWDCSFRQGSLVEEVDGHTAVLYHSLQLHWCPRLIWPRDLCYVRYWRRNDDGSYVVLFRSTEHPNCSRQRGFVRAFIESGGFKICPLKCRNGRPRTQVQHLMQIDLKGWFLNYSTSFQYHSLLQILNCVAGLREYFSQTDDIHITPRIPAMESMADVNTAQKDEKLTEIDSNTKPADQEHVENKNMGTIDEESDDDEEYQVPEADIEESPKKSDNEAKQTDEPPEKNDLSCFSGILHHDPDEKSRNCWTVPDSKLFKVRSKNFPNDKSKIPAASYLMELAAIDWYKDTKRMDNVGRQKNCVAQVAAEKGMHTFIVNLQIPGSTHYSMVMYFVTSSLKKGSLLQRFFDGDDDFRNSRLKLIPSVPKVDVDIGSSAVANGVLGLVFGVVTTLVVDMAFLIQANTYEELPEQVIGAARLSNVEPSTAVVPDLENNSDSNRDNSSNDATSSEDDSSKKTN
- the LOC136542754 gene encoding protein ENHANCED DISEASE RESISTANCE 2-like isoform X4 — protein: MTSLIMLNTMGCVSPLTATATIFRRLNQCQIREATARLPPRHPCNQPLPPLPPSPRRSRPPGPESRASRAKGKMLSSSASRREAAAARATKSGEVPKSAAISWKDVAATARSGELSKAVAGAELSKAVAAVREAAAVHHEGWMVRYGRRKIGRSFFHTRYFVLESRLLAYYKKKPKDNMVPLKSLLIDGNCRVEDRGLKNHHGQMIYVLCVYNQKEKEHQITMGAHDIEDALAWKKKIELLIDQQPDSAAKTHKAFATMDFDMELGGQFSLSDRDSAAEDEEERPTLVRRTTIGNGPPESIHDWTKDADFGMSSQNDPTQLYSKKNWRLLRCQNGLRIYEELLEVEYLARGCSRAMRAVGVVEATSEAIFGLMMSMDATRYEWDCSFRQGSLVEEVDGHTAVLYHSLQLHWCPRLIWPRDLCYVRYWRRNDDGSYVVLFRSTEHPNCSRQRGFVRAFIESGGFKICPLKCRNGRPRTQVQHLMQIDLKGWFLNYSTSFQYHSLLQILNCVAGLREYFSQTDDIHITPRIPAMESMADVNTAQKDEKLTEIDSNTKPADQEHVENKNMGTIDEESDDDEEYQVPEADIEESPKKSDNEAKQTDEPPEKNDLSCFSGILHHDPDEKSRNCWTVPDSKLFKVRSKNFPNDKSKIPAASYLMELAAIDWYKDTKRMDNVGRQKNCVAQVAAEKGMHTFIVNLQIPGSTHYSMVMYFVTSSLKKGSLLQRFFDGDDDFRNSRLKLIPSVPKGSWIVRQSVGSSPCLLGKALDCTYVRSPGYLEVGVSSLHGWTLFLSDLDGFVFSKDCKCNSLSF
- the LOC136542754 gene encoding protein ENHANCED DISEASE RESISTANCE 2-like isoform X2 — protein: MTSLIMLNTMGCVSPLTATATIFRRLNQCQIREATARLPPRHPCNQPLPPLPPSPRRSRPPGPESRASRAKGKMLSSSASRREAAAARATKSGEVPKSAAISWKDVAATARSGELSKAVAGAELSKAVAAVREAAAVHHEGWMVRYGRRKIGRSFFHTRYFVLESRLLAYYKKKPKDNMVPLKSLLIDGNCRVEDRGLKNHHGQMIYVLCVYNQKEKEHQITMGAHDIEDALAWKKKIELLIDQQPDSAAKTHKAFATMDFDMELGGQFSLSDRDSAAEDEEERPTLVRRTTIGNGPPESIHDWTKDADFGMSSQNDPTQLYSKKNWRLLRCQNGLRIYEELLEVEYLARGCSRAMRAVGVVEATSEAIFGLMMSMDATRYEWDCSFRQGSLVEEVDGHTAVLYHSLQLHWCPRLIWPRDLCYVRYWRRNDDGSYVVLFRSTEHPNCSRQRGFVRAFIESGGFKICPLKCRNGRPRTQVQHLMQIDLKGWFLNYSTSFQYHSLLQILNCVADDIHITPRIPAMESMADVNTAQKDEKLTEIDSNTKPADQEHVENKNMGTIDEESDDDEEYQVPEADIEESPKKSDNEAKQTDEPPEKNDLSCFSGILHHDPDEKSRNCWTVPDSKLFKVRSKNFPNDKSKIPAASYLMELAAIDWYKDTKRMDNVGRQKNCVAQVAAEKGMHTFIVNLQIPGSTHYSMVMYFVTSSLKKGSLLQRFFDGDDDFRNSRLKLIPSVPKGSWIVRQSVGSSPCLLGKALDCTYVRSPGYLEVDVDIGSSAVANGVLGLVFGVVTTLVVDMAFLIQANTYEELPEQVIGAARLSNVEPSTAVVPDLENNSDSNRDNSSNDATSSEDDSSKKTN
- the LOC136542754 gene encoding protein ENHANCED DISEASE RESISTANCE 2-like isoform X5; the encoded protein is MTSLIMLNTMGCVSPLTATATIFRRLNQCQIREATARLPPRHPCNQPLPPLPPSPRRSRPPGPESRASRAKGKMLSSSASRREAAAARATKSGEVPKSAAISWKDVAATARSGELSKAVAGAELSKAVAAVREAAAVHHEGWMVRYGRRKIGRSFFHTRYFVLESRLLAYYKKKPKDNMVPLKSLLIDGNCRVEDRGLKNHHGQMIYVLCVYNQKEKEHQITMGAHDIEDALAWKKKIELLIDQQPDSAAKTHKAFATMDFDMELGGQFSLSDRDSAAEDEEERPTLVRRTTIGNGPPESIHDWTKDADFGMSSQNDPTQLYSKKNWRLLRCQNGLRIYEELLEVEYLARGCSRAMRAVGVVEATSEAIFGLMMSMDATRYEWDCSFRQGSLVEEVDGHTAVLYHSLQLHWCPRLIWPRDLCYVRYWRRNDDGSYVVLFRSTEHPNCSRQRGFVRAFIESGGFKICPLKCRNGRPRTQVQHLMQIDLKGWFLNYSTSFQYHSLLQILNCVAGLREYFSQTDDIHITPRIPAMESMADVNTAQKDEKLTEIDSNTKPADQEHVENKNMGTIDEESDDDEEYQVPEADIEESPKKSDNEAKQTDEPPEKNDLSCFSGILHHDPDEKSRNCWTVPDSKLFKVRSKNFPNDKSKIPAASYLMELAAIDWYKDTKRMDNVGRQKNCVAQLQHDSRWRCFYQGARTSKKKLHLLFMPLSFTSIIGCC
- the LOC136547403 gene encoding N6-mAMP deaminase-like; amino-acid sequence: MDTETERKSASIEEMREWCVALPKVELHAHLNGSVRNSTLLELAKQLGDKGVIVFEDVKDVIMKSDRSLPECFKLFDLFHILTTDHATVTRVAKEVVEDFAAENVVYLEIRTTPKNNEAKGMTKRSYMDAVIKGLKEVEAVDVALFDSNFRTNETLNSKLLDGDAKKKKIYVRLLLSIDRRETTSAAMDTVNLAMEMKDQGVIGIDLSGNPVVGEWETYLPALQHAKNLGIPITIHCGEVANRKEIQAVLDFFPQRLGHVCCLNDVEWEKLKSLMIPVEICLTSNVMTGGAPSLELHHFADLYNAKHPLSLCTDDSGLFSTSLSNEYYLVATTFGLSKSELFQLAQDAAQFVFADDVVKKSLKEVFKHAEKRLLMQDELAAPN